GCATGGACGGCGACGCGCGCGGTGGCGCGGCTCTGTCGATGCGCGCGGTCACCGGCAAGCCGATCAAATTCGCGGGCACGGGCGAAAAGCTCGACGGGCTCGAACTCTTCCAGCCCTCGCGCATCGCGGGCCGCATCCTCGGCATGGGCGATGTCGTCAGCCTTGTCGAGCGCGCCGCCGAAACGATCCAGGCCGAAGAGGCCGAGGCGATGGCCGCGAAGATGGCGAAGGGCCTCTTCGACCTCAACGACCTGCGCACCCAATTGAACCAGATGCGCCGCATGGGCGGCATCGGCGCGCTCGCGGGCATGATCCCGGGGATCAAGAAGGCACAGGCGGCGATGGCCGCGGGCGGCGCGGACGACAAGATGCTCGTTCATTTCGACGCGATCATGGGCTCGATGACCCCCAAGGAGCGCGCGAAGCCCGAACTGATCAACGCAAAGCGCAAGATCCGCATCGCCAACGGGTCGGGTACGACGGTGCAGCAGGTCAACAAGGTGCTCAAGATGCACCAGGAAATGGCCAGCGCGATGAAGAAGATCCGCAAGATGGGCGGGCTCAAGGGCCTCGGCGCGCTGTTCGGGCGCGGCGGCGGCATTCCGGGCATGCCCGGGATGGGCGGCGGCGGGCTGCCCGGCCTCGGCGGTGGCGGCATGCCCCCCGATCTCGCCAACCTGTTGAATAAAAAGAAGTGATTTAACCCGAATTTGAAGTTCAGACCTAGAAGGAATTACTCATGGCTACCTCCATTCGCCTCGCACGCGGCGGTTCGAAAAAGCGTCCCTATTACAAGATCGTCGTCGCCGATTCGCGCAGCCCGCGCGATGGCCGCTTCATCGAGCGCATCGGCAGCTATAACCCGCTGCTCGCCAAGGACAGCCCGGAGCGCGTCAAGCTCGACGCCGACCGCGCGAAGCATTGGCTGAGCGTCGGCGCCCAGCCGAGCGACCGCGTCGCCCGCTTCCTCGACGCTGCGGGCATCAAGGAACGCGCCGCGCGCAACAACCCGAACAAGGCTGTCCCGGGCGAAAAGGCCAAGGAACGCGCCGAGGAAAAGGCCCAGAAGCTGGCTGACGCCGAAGAAGCCGCAGCCGCCGCGGCCGCCGCTCCGGCGCCGGAACCCGAAGCGGTAGAAGAGGCCGCTCCGGCTGAAGAAGCTGCTGCCGAAGCGCCCGCGGCTGAAGAAACCGCCGCTCCGGAGACCGCCGAGTCGGATGCAACCGGTTCGGTGAAGAGCGAAGAAACCGCCGAAGCCGTTGCCGAAGCCGTCACCGACGAAACCCCGGCCGATGCGACTGCCGAAGACGCGACCGCGATCGCCGAGGAAGTCGCCGAAGGCGGTCCGGTGGCGCCCGAAGCCGAAGAAAAGGCCGAAGGCTAAGCCTTTATGAACGCCGATCGTCCTGTCACCCTCGCCGCCATCGCCGGCGCGCACGGGGTGCGGGGCGAGGTGCGTTTGAAGCTATTTGGCGAAGGCGCGGAGGCTCTCCGCGCCTTTTCCGTTTTCGATGCGGGGGATCGCAAACTGACCTTGAAGTCGGTGCGCCCCGCCAACCAGGGCGCGGTCGCGACCTTCGCCGAAGTCACCGACCGGAGCGCCGCAGAGGCGCTCCGCGGCACTGTCCTCACCGTCCCGCGCTCGGCGCTGCCCGCCTTGGGCGAGGGCGAATATTATCACCACGACCTGATCGGCCTGCCATGCGTCTCCACCGACGGCCAGGCCATTGGCCATGTCGCCGCGGTCGAAAATTTCGGCGCGGGCGACATCCTCGAAGTCGAGAAACCGGGCGGCAAACGCTTCATGGTCCCGATGACCGCGCAGGCGGTGCCGGCTTGGAACGCCGACGGCGTGACCGTCGACGCGGCGTTCGTCGAGTAACGCCGCTGTCCCATTTTTCGTCGTCCCGGACTTGATCCGGGATCCATTTTTCCCGCGCTGCGACAATGGACCCCGGATCAAGTCCGGGTGACGATTGTCTTTGTCGCTGATTGCCGGTGCCCCCCGGCGCTGTTAGCTTGACGGCGATTGGAGGGACTATGCGCTGGAAATCGGGTTTTGCTTTCGCTCTCCTGTTCGCAGGCGCGCTTCCAGCCGCCGCGCA
This DNA window, taken from Sphingopyxis sp. PAMC25046, encodes the following:
- the rimM gene encoding ribosome maturation factor RimM (Essential for efficient processing of 16S rRNA), with the protein product MNADRPVTLAAIAGAHGVRGEVRLKLFGEGAEALRAFSVFDAGDRKLTLKSVRPANQGAVATFAEVTDRSAAEALRGTVLTVPRSALPALGEGEYYHHDLIGLPCVSTDGQAIGHVAAVENFGAGDILEVEKPGGKRFMVPMTAQAVPAWNADGVTVDAAFVE